The Engraulis encrasicolus isolate BLACKSEA-1 unplaced genomic scaffold, IST_EnEncr_1.0 scaffold_31_np1212, whole genome shotgun sequence DNA segment AGACACATTCAGACAGTAGCTGGGTTGCCTGAAAAACGTTTCTGCTCACTTGCGCCACTTCAGGGACTATGGCGAGTAACTCAATTTCGTTTGGGACTGGGCTATATGCTTAAGACAAATAACTTAGATGTACTGGGACGCCAGTAATATAAGGAAATTAAATTCTCAGCCCTTATGAAGTAGCGATTTTCCACTATTGCAACCTGAAATACAGAATTTGAAAAATcttaagggataccccactcccaTTTAAAATGAGCCACTCACCAAAGTCCCTAGACTTGGATAAGTGAGCAGGAGCTTTCCAGGTGAACCAGCCATTTTGCTGCTTTGCATTGCATCCTGAATACAGGCTTTGAATATATCTCTTCACATTTCCCTCAGTCCTTCTgaagcagcattttaacattgtatgctgaaatacaggatgGGTATAACTaaagggataccccactcccaggtgaaatCGAGCCTCAATTTGGCAGCAAAAACGTTTGAGATCGTAACCTTGGAGTACAGTCCTTATgaagcagcattttaacattgtatgctgaaatatAGGATAGGTAAAActtaagggataccccactcccaggtgaaattgagcctcaattTGGCAGTGCAGACGGTTGAAATCATAACCTTAGAGTACAGCAACTACTTTATGCTCAGCAAAGCAATTGTCACCTATATTAACATCTTATTTGCTGTGATGGGGGTTGGCAACACAAAGACTGTTTAAGATCCTGTCTTGTACCTTCAAAAGACCTTCTCTATGCTACTCTTTGATGGGTCACATTCAGACAGTGGTTGGGTTGCCTGAAAAACGTTTCTGCTCACTTGCGCCACTCCAGGGACTATGGCGAGTGACTCAATTTCGTTTGGGACTGGGCTATATGTTTAAGACAAATACCTTAGATGTACTGCGACGCCAGTAAAATAAGGAAATTAAATTCTCAGCCCTTATGAAGTAGCGATTTTCCACTATTGCATCCTGAAATACAGAATTTGAAAAATcttaagggataccccactcccaTTTAAAATGAGCCACTCACTAAAGTCCCTAGACTTGGATAAGTGAGCAGGAGCTTTCCAGGTGAACCAGCCACTGTCTCAATTTCACTTTGGGGTGGGGTTCACAATTCCCACCTCTTACGAAGCAGCATTTTGCTGCTTTGCATTGCATCCTGAATACAGGCTTTGAATACatctcttcacatttctctcagtccttctgaagcagcattttaacattgtatgctgaaatacaggatgGGTATAActtaagggataccccactcccaggtgaaatCGAGCTTTAATTTGGCAGCAAAAACGTTTGAGATCATTTTGCTGCTTTGCATTGCATCCTGAAATACAGGCTTTGAATAAatctcttcacatttctctcagcCCTTATGCAGCAGCATTTTAACactgtatgctgaaatacaggatagGTATACCACACTCCCAGGTGAAATTGAGCCTTGAAATAGTAACCTTAGAGTACATCAACTACTTTAAGATGGTAATATAGGTGACAATTGCTTTGCTGAGCATATTTGCTGTGATGGGGGTTGGCAACACAAAGACTGTTTTAACCCGGTCTTGTACCTTCAGAAGCGCGCTCTCTATTCTGCTCTTTGATGGGTCACATTAAGACAGTGGCTGGGTTACCTGAAAAACTTTTCTGCTCACTTGCACAACTCGAGGGACTATAGCAAGTGACTCAATTTCGCTTAGGTTTGGGGTACATGTTTAAGACAAACAACTTAGATGTACTGGGACCCCAGTaataaaaggaaattaaattctGCCATTATGAGGTAGCGTTTTTCCAACATTGTATCCTGAAATACAGGCGTTAAGGGATACCCCACTTGGAGATAAAACTGAGCCACTCAAAGTGAGCAAGAGAGTTTTCCCGGTGACCCAGCCATTGCCTCAATTTCACTTTGCGGTGGGGTATTGGTCAAAGACCAACACCTTAGACCCACTGAATAATTACAAAAAACAGCAATTAACTtgtgaaacacacaaaacaatgcaatagtAACAATCAGTAATCAACAACTGACAGATTTACTTCTCAATGAATGCGTTCCACTCGGCCATTGCTTTTTTGTATGAACTAGTGGCATCCTTATCATGGAGGGCGTCACCAATGACCTCCGTTTGAATAACAGAGAGCAGGGTTGCCACACATTTGGGGTATGTGAGGTGCAATGTATAATAGTATGCCATCAACACCAACATCCCCTCTGAAAAATCTTCCTGCTTGAGGGTTGTAACAGGTACGTTACCCACAGCCACAATGGTAGTTGAGCCATCAAACAGCAGAACTGGGGAGCAGAGAGGACGCTTCTGCAGGTAGAGGGCAGGGTCTTCGTTtgactggagcaaaaaaaaaaaaagaatgtgcagAGAGAAGACAAACAAATGTTTAACGTTGGCAACTTGCAGATTTTAAGACTTAAAGATTCtaaaaacatttatttacaacAGGGGAGGGAGGAATGCATCAAGTATGATTCCTACAACTTAAACACCACACAACTTTTTTATTGTcctgaaatggcttggaactcaatgTTTTGCGTCACTGGCCAGTTCCCTCATCTGGTGGCCCTGGCCTGAAACAGCACATGCAGGTTTGCCCACTGAACAATGGAAAAGCCCCTTCAAAAAGGAGAGCTGAACGCCTCAAGAGCAATGATGTGGGTTCAACCTTCTCAAAATAAAcagtagccttttgtctcctcgttctccttactggaaatgtgaaataaaaatggGGGTATACCGAGAACAAGTCATATCAAACATACTGTGTAGGGAAGTGcagaacatgattgcagttgtgtgaacgaCGAAGGAGGGAACTCATGAGCAAGGGAGAGAATCGCACATATGAACATTGAAAAAGACTCTTAGAAGTGGAGAGCTGGTCAGCTCAGCAGTGTCAAAAACAGACAGAGTAACAGACACATCATGTAATAAATGTAGTATAGATTAATAACAGACAAGCTGATGAAAAGTTTTAGATTTTTTGTTGCAGTTTTGTGAATTAATGAATTCGCATAAATCTGGGGAAATATTTGCTTACCTTCAAGATATGAATAAGTGCCTCACTGCAAGCGAGCTTCTTTGGTGGCAAAACGGATGAGGGGAAGAGGGGTGGCAGTGCATTGAAGAGGGCCAGTGTGAAATCCACTAAAGAATAGAAAGAATGGTCAGAATGCTGTAACAATATTATTACATGTGAAAAGGGCtctacattaacccattgatgctggacattgcattgtgcaacattggccctggcgcttcACAACATTCAGGGTCGTGAGATTCGAGACAATTTTATGAAAATAAAGGTATGTTAAGagttaaatgaacacattccaatgcaagatgagggtctcaacatttaaatacaacttattgcatgtttttatgtgcttcagatgttaatatatttaggtttttatattcTGAGGGcaacctttcttaaaaagggcttaggcattcactgCATATAAATATGGAACAGCAACTTACCACTGCGAACATCCAAAGGAAAAGGGGGTTTGAGGACTTCCTTCCACACGCTATAGAACTGCACCTTCGTGCAGAATTCTGTCCATCTTCCTCTTACGTCCTCGATGTATCTGCGGTTAGTACCATCTACTATGCGCCGTAGTTCATCCATGGCCTGAAACATCATAAAACACTGTGTTCAAAACGCTTACAACATACACAGCAATTGAGGTTcagatgagaagaaaaaaaacaaaacatacgtTTCGAACATCTTTAAAGCATGGATATGCATCAAGGATTTTTGCAGGTCGGTCTTCTTCCTTGGTAACATCTGAATCGATAAAGGCCCGTCTGGCTTCGAACTCGAGGTCCAGAATTTGCGCCACATCATTTTGATTGGGTTTTGCATTGGGCTTGTTGTACATGTTGCTCAAGGTTTTGTAGTGTCTGGCCTGCATCTTCAGACTGTCGAGACCCGcttaaacaacaataaaaacaaatacatcttaatgttaacattgtaacaccagtgaaaattaaaaaatacaaataataaaatgtgaaaatacaaatAATGTTTTGCAAAACTTATGAACAAGGACTACAGGCTGGGAAGTGTGCTGAGGAGGGCTTACCAGCAACATCTTTTGCAGGCATGGTTGGTGAAGCAATCACAGTCATGGGTGCCGGTGAGGAAGACCTGGATGATGGAATTGCTGCTTTGGTGCCACTCTTTTTTGGCACAGGGGGATCTCGTGCTGGGGACGCTTGAGAAATAATAGGGGAAAAATACAGAAAAATTAtaatctcttaaagggacactgagatttttagttgtttatttccagaattcatgctgcccattcactaatgtttcctttttcatgaatatttaccgccaccatcaaattctaagcattcattatgactggaaaaaaaatgcacttttcatacatgaaaagggggatcttctccatggtccaccattttgaatttccaaaaatagccatttttagctgcaaaaatgactgcttggaccatactagaacatatgtgtttattactcagtaaactttcatgtaaagatcaaatttcacaataggcaacacagtttccatgatcagcatagttgcagtaccttttatgaccatttcatgcacagtgtccctttaaactagcACCACCCACCAGCGACCAAAACttattttttgcctgcgagtgggtatAGCCTCAGACAATGTCCGAaagccctgaatctggcaaaccaatcacaacgcaggggaTATACATGTTTTGAATCTTTCGGACGGGGTTTTCAGGGAGTtatgacaaagcgttggccaataggcatagACAGTTTGAAAAACTGGTTGttgccatcaacaatcttccgatgagTCATTGATCGGGGCTGGACTAAATATTCACTtctagtctggcttgtcaggccagatcacacgcacacacagacacgtagttATGTTTTGCAAAACTTATGAACAAGGATTACATGCTGGAAAGTGCTGAGGAGGGCTTACCAGCAACATCTTTCGCAGGCATGGTTGGTGAAGCAATTGCAGTCCTGGGTGCCGGTGAGGAAGACCTGGATGATGGAATGGATGCTTTGGTGCCACTCTTTGCCTTTTTTGGCACAGGGGGATCTCGTGCTGGGGACACTTCGAGAAATAATTGGGGGGGaggggagcagcaggaggagaaggaatcacacacaaacacaattattAAAATGAATACAACCAAAAATCAGGCATAGTGCAACTTTGGTTCAACaaagtacaaaaaaataaaatgaatataaaTTTAAAAAGATAAACAAAAACCTTCTAGTTTCGTTTCATGACTGTAGTAATTGTTACTTTTGCATACCTGCACTGCAATTGTCATCACTGAGGTCGTCACTGCTCTCAAGAATGACTGTATCAGCCGATCCGCTCGTGTCTGTCAAATCCGTGTCAATGTCTTGGTCTTCACTGAAGAGAGTCTTTGCTGGGCCTCTCAGAAGAACTGGGCCCTGCCTCTTCCTGCATGGGGATCTCATATTCTGGAGTCGCTTGAACATTTTTGTGTAGACCGTCAGCTGTGGTGAAAGAATGCTAGTTAAGTAGTCAATCTTTTTCCCCCAGTTCGTTGGTTGTTTTGGTTTagtagaaaagagaagagcaaGTTAATTTGCCTGGCACAAAAGTACTGCTATATACTACACATTTCAAGAAAAGAAACAGTCATCCACAAAGTTGACGGTATAAGATTTGTGGTAGAGAGCAAGGATTTCAGTGACCTGAAATATTTACTGTTAATTTAGTGCAAGAATGCACTAGTCCCCATATGACAGTGGTATGGCACAGATCGGAGTCCTAATGCACAGTCCAGGTAGATAGCTAGTAccgtattcaacacacacacggtggtggGTTAGAGCTTGTAGCAGGAGGCATTTTAGACATTACAAAAGAGATAGAAGGCAAATAGACAtatttttaagaaaacaagataaAACAATACTTACATGTGGCATATTTGGATCAGTATCACGCAACATGGGGTAGTACTCAATTATTTTCTGCGACATGACTTTCATTTCCAGCTTTGAGGGATAGCTTGCTTCTTTTCCCATCGGACTTGCGCGAAGGATTGCAACCATGCTTGTTATGGTGTTTCTTATTAGTCTGCAACACAGCTCCTTCGACATCTTGAAGCCTCTTTCCTTCCCACTCTGAAGGAGTGCAAAATATTGAGCCCGTACCAAATCCAACTCTGAGTCCGTGTAAACGACATATTCTGGAGGGTCTGGCATCTTCATCTTTTTCTCATCTGATGTGGGAGTGGAGGTCTTAAGCTGGCATGGTGACGCAGAAGTAGTTGAGGGCATGCTCCTGTATTCACTGCAAGCACTTGAATCTTGGTCTATATTTCCAGACTATTAGAATAATGCAGGAAGAAAACAAAATGCATTGGGACAATTAGAAATATGGTTAATGCTTAATACAATTTAATGTTCATAAAGTACATAGTGCATACATAGATGTATAGATAGATCTGATGTAACTTACATTTTCATTGATAAAATCCCAAATTCTTCTCCTTCTAAGAAAGTTTTCAGGGCCAGGAAAAAGGTCTTGCAAGTCCTCTCGGCTAAGGGCTTTCAAGGTGCATTCGTCAACACTTGCAGCTGTAGACGACAAATAAAAACACTGTGTGTAAAGTAGAGTCAAGTTAAAAATCCAAgcaataccttttttgaacatttcctgcagtgtccctttaacctaaaAAAAATCTTTACCTTCCAATACCGAACGAGTGGCTTCATCAAAGCCATCCATTGTCATCAGGTTAGGCGGCAGgctataaacaaaaacacaaagccaGAATTAATTAGCGGGGGGGAAACGTGGATATCCATGCACACACTCTTCTGTGTGCAGACAGCGAGCGAGTCGTGATGGAAAATTCCAGACTAGAGCTCTAGCCAATTGGTTTGACTTCGGTCGAACAATCCAGTCAGTGTGCCccaagccaggccgtgccctcacgCAACACCTTTGAAAGTCGATTATAACCAGGCTAGCGTGCCCCCATTCTCGGACATAGCTACTGTTAATTTTAGcagcaacatacacacatttgctcaCAAATAAAACCTTATGTGTATGCTCGGAATATCATGCATAAAGTTGGTTATTCAAATCGGAAGCAGATCCCCGCGGGCGTTGCTAATgctaaaatggccgccaaatgaCAGGACCAGAGCCGTAGACGGCTCTGGACAGGACTAGCAACTCTGCTAGCAGTGCCACATGCGGTTTGAGTGTTAGCCATAACCAAAAACATGAGGTTTGAATGTTAGCCATAACCAAAAACGTTCCGTTTGGGTGTTTAACTATAACGACAATACATGAAAGCGATAAAAAAGTACATGCATCTAATAAAGATAACCGTGTGTATTCTCGGAACATCACGCATTTGGTTGTTCAAATCGGAAACAGATGCCCGCGGGTGTTTCCAATGCTAAAATGGCCGCACAAACGACAAGGCTACCAACTCTGCTAGCAGTGCCCCATTAGTCAGCTAGAAAAAAACATGCTGTTTCAGTGTTGGCCAAAATATACCACAGCGATAAAAAGTGCATGCATCCAATAAAAATAACATATACCATCATATGAAGTACGTACACACTTCTGGTTAATAACGCGAACGTGTTTGGGTTGGGTTTCACCCACCACATAATCCCTTTTTCAAAACTGGAAGTTGGCCACGAGCAAACGCCAGCTAGCGTGCTAAGCAAGTGACCAGTCCAGTCGACTTGAGAAACAGTCACAGGAAACCCCTTAATAAAACGTTGATGTTAGCGAGAAAATAacaattatatatgtatatatatatatacacgttaCGCTCCCTTACCTTGATTGAGCCGCTTCTTCGCCTGTCTTCTTCGTCTTCCAATACTACTGCGTAGAGTACATGAGGGTACTCTCGTGGTTTGAAACTCAACCTTGAACTCTCACTTGCACTGACGCAATTGACGTCGGAACGTTGGATGACGTAAACCGAGGATGGGAATAAAATATAATGTATTATGACCTTTTAAAACATATTACAAGTTTTTCACAACAACATATTGATCATATTAAAATAAATTAAGTGAAATGAAACTGAATATGTtcccttttaaaataataaatacaaatgactATCCACCCCAGTGATCCACCACATGCAGTGCAGTCAGGATCAATCatattgatgaatgaatgaaatgcgaGCGAAAGTTGACTGGCATCATGGCGGCTTGGAGGTGTTggatttgttttgtctttgttgcgCTCGCTTAGTCTTAGTTTTATTAAGCCATATCAATGCAAGTCATAGTCGCAGCCCGGATTTTTGGGTTTACTGTGGTATCGATGGATGTGAAAAGGACTTTAGAGTTTTCAACTCTTTTTTTCGCCACATtaaactaggggggggggggtgtaaataccaaataggcctaccacaatagccctgattttctgatgctaccacatgtttgaagCACTGCTGTGtaattgttttagtttttttttttttttaaaccttccaacccccccacccaagAAATTGCTTATCCCACCCCAAAACATGTGTTTTTCGCCAGTTTATaactgtgaaagcccaactgggaaactccaactcccattgtcattatgacacagcacatgagaacacaatgaaattgcatttatgtctcacccatgcaagggggcagcctccaatggggcccgaaagggagcagtgcggtgggacggtaccatgctcagggtacctcagtcatggaggaggatgggggagagcactggttgattactgcccccaccaacctcaCCCATAACTGCCTTATCCACAGTTATCCCAAAACTACACATGAGTATGCTCATGATTTCCCATTtaatagtctaaaatgtgtgatgctgtatcacagtagaactttgagctatataagtacaatgtcaaggtcataatagaggtcaaaggttacaaaatatcgatttttaaggggaaaatacgtgtttttcaactgctgttccagtacaatgcactaattatttcccatattagcaattttatgatcttacatgtggcatatcatattacagttgtactttgaaatatgcaagtacaatgtcatgaaaggtcaaaggttacaaaatatcgatttttaagggggAAAAATTGTGGCATTCGATTGCTGACCCAGTGCAACACATAGATTATGTTCATAATGGTCAATTTAATGATCTTAGGTCTTTgaactatgcaagtacaatggttcaaggtcataatacaggtcaaaggttacaaaatattgatggggggtgctattttcaaaccgtttttcacgaaaaaaaaaaagtgtgaaaatgaataaacctttaatattaacacacttttcatctagctcttgacttttctaatcataaatattgctaatgtgtcacaataagGTGGTGTAAAGAGCAAAAGGGACCTcagagacaaaggtcaagcaagttggatgacccaagtgTAAACAATAAATCGGTTAACTTTATgtgcatggcaccaatttcaaatcagatctacatgttgctactatgcttagaaaattgtaatgtgggtttattattcagggccaataccctcttccatcataactgaagtttcacatgtgaagaaaaaataacaacaacagcatcaatgttaccaatggtgaatgtgcctttcttgatgtttttttggttcatgcaaatttctctttgcctctttgtaagcataggcttcacttgtggataccaggccctcaaacatacttcatgaagactatttctgaccagttgagcagaaacatgcacatcagtaccctgcaaacctcatttttcagggctctggcagtgcttttCCTGTGCCATCTGTtccaaggaaggagatggtgatcccaacccatggtaactccaggggtgggacattgaaaacatgcatgtgaccaaaaaacagccagaaaggatggaaaaagagagataggctGTTAACcaggataactctgttttggggcttgtttaTATTACCTTTACCATTTCTACTATTTGTTAAATGTGCATAACAGTAGTCAAATGGACTcgcagtgttgcttcctaactggacaggctgatatcacaaaagtgatccaCACTGAACATTGTGACATAAGAGACAATGCgtttacccctttgcgcagagcctatgttttaaccttacactcataatgctccatgatgctttatattaacagttatgaataatgaatctagcttataatgctttataaatccaagggtgtcattagtgctcatgactggctatctacaggctgcctgatggggcttatagtacattatgagtacctatacccctctatgcacagacctggatgataaactgtcataagggctcatacgatgctataatgtttcatgtgagatcataagtcgtcaatgtgtgctctaagtaaagtgaagttcatatggatgcatctataatgcactgtataatgcacatatataatgcaccataatgtactgtaagacccatcaggcagcctgtagtttatatccagtcatgagcactcataatacccttggatttataaagtattataagctagattcatggttatgcattactgttaacataaagcatcatgaaacatcatcggtgtagtcgtaatgcgaagtaattataatgtgcattataatatgttataaatgcgctcataatgcgctatagatatgggcttcatagaaagtgttacccatttgccaaatgcaatgtaatgtaatgtaagactcAGACTTGCAGTTTTGAACAAACATTTGTCATTTCCTTAAAATCCGAGGAATAACGTGTATTTTAAGATAATTTTTCTGTGACTcttgaatcaagcatgttgagcTTGTTATTGAATCTTAAAACAAGACTTAttttgatgaggagaggagatgatgaggaggagaagcgtCATACATCTCATTTTCAGTGTTAACTGTCTCATTTTAGGATTCCCTGCCTGTTTGAGACAAAGAAGTACTATTTCACTTGATATAAGATTATACTATTCTTAAAATGAGAAATcaattcttaaaacaagaaaaaatatcTAGCACTTCtaaatttaagtttttttttcttgggaaGAACCAAATAATTTgcagtgcacacatgcaggcatgcacacacacatgtaggctttcacacacattcaggaacgcacacacacacacacacacacacacactcacacacacacacacacacacacacacacacacacacacacacacacacacacactctcacacacacacacacacacacacacacacacacactccctgagcTGATTAATAGCTCTGCATGGGTGTAAATATGTGGGGAatcgccaaaacacacacacacacacacacacacacacacacacacacacacactgtagatagacaggcagataAACACCATGACATCATATATGACTCTCTTCAACTCTTCCAACCACACCTGCACCAACTTAGCACAGTGTCTTTACTCACTGGCACCATATGTCTTTGTCTTTTCTTACTGGTACGCACTGCAGCGGTCgagttgaaagtgaaagcccattgggaaactccaactcccattgtcattgtgacacagcactccacagcacacaagtgaacactgcacacaacgaaattgcatttatgcctcacccgtgcaagggggcagccctcagtggcgccccatggggagcagtgcggtgggacggtaccatgctcagggtacctcagtcatggaggaggatgggggagagcattggttgattgctccccccaccaacctagcgggtcgggagtcgaaccggcaacctctgggatgcaagtctgacgccctaaccgctcacccatgactgtgttGTAAAGTCAAAGCAGGGTGGGGATGTTCAGAAAAGTaatctgattattgggggtttgaGGGATATGTCCCCTGAGAATAACTTTGCACTGTATCTTTTAGCACAATGTCTTCTTACTGGTACCGTGTGTCTTTACTTACTGATATGTCTTTTCTTATTGCACTACCTTATTTAGCACAATGTCTTCTTACTGGTACCGTGTGTCTTTACTTACTGATATGTCTTTTCTTATTGCACTACCTTATTTAGCACAATGTCTTCTTACTGGTACCGCATGTCTTTCTTATGGCTAACTTAGCACTGTGCCTTACTGGTACCGCATGTCTTTCTTATGGCTAACTTAGCACTGTGCCTTACTGGTACCGCATGTCTTTATCTTTTCTTACTGGTACCATATGTATTTCTTTATTACACTAATGTACCATTACAAAATGTCTTTCTCACTGCACTAACTTACCGGCATCTCTTTCTTATTTTGCTAACTTACCGGCATCTCTTTCATATTTCGCTAACTTACCAGTAGGTTTGTCTTATTTTGCTAACTTACCCATAATTCTTTCTTATTTCGCTTACTGACCCGTATCTCTTTCTTATTTCATTAACTGACCCGTATCTCTTTTCTTATTTTGCTGACCTCCCTATCTCTTTCCCAGTGCACTGACTTACCTGTATCTTTCTGCACTATTTCGCTGGCAGGACgctagtcaagtccacctttgtagaccTTTTGATGATGGTGAATACTTAATACAAGCGGTGTATGGCTTCCTGACTGAAGAGACAGCCGTCTACCACTACTCTCCCCACTCCAAACAGGTTGCGCAATGGATAGGTGATGTGGCAATCTTCTTCAATGGAGTGACGTGACCTGTGCAACAGGACCTGAATGGTCCAAGTTTGAATtgtgtaactttacctgaagaaggtcggatgaccgaaacgttgtattaaagtttgttggtggaatggacagtgtgcgggatttctttgcacttgattgacaaccccgctgggataacatcctacgcacctgcccaactacaaaGGTGTTCAAAAGCGTCTTAGTTGaacagtgttctaaacaaaataaagatAGACTCAGGCAAGTCCAAAACTCATATGTGGCAACAGCAGAGGCAGAATCCGAGACAAGGCTGAGTCCAACTACTAGCAGAAATCGAGACAAGGCTGAGTCCAACTACTAGCAGAAATCGAGACAAGGCTGAGTCCAACTACT contains these protein-coding regions:
- the si:ch211-208g1.1 gene encoding uncharacterized protein si:ch211-208g1.1, translating into MTMDGFDEATRSVLEAASVDECTLKALSREDLQDLFPGPENFLRRRRIWDFINENSGNIDQDSSACSEYRSMPSTTSASPCQLKTSTPTSDEKKMKMPDPPEYVVYTDSELDLVRAQYFALLQSGKERGFKMSKELCCRLIRNTITSMVAILRASPMGKEASYPSKLEMKVMSQKIIEYYPMLRDTDPNMPHLTVYTKMFKRLQNMRSPCRKRQGPVLLRGPAKTLFSEDQDIDTDLTDTSGSADTVILESSDDLSDDNCSAVSPARDPPVPKKAKSGTKASIPSSRSSSPAPRTAIASPTMPAKDVAASPARDPPVPKKSGTKAAIPSSRSSSPAPMTVIASPTMPAKDVAAGLDSLKMQARHYKTLSNMYNKPNAKPNQNDVAQILDLEFEARRAFIDSDVTKEEDRPAKILDAYPCFKDVRNAMDELRRIVDGTNRRYIEDVRGRWTEFCTKVQFYSVWKEVLKPPFPLDVRSVDFTLALFNALPPLFPSSVLPPKKLACSEALIHILKSNEDPALYLQKRPLCSPVLLFDGSTTIVAVGNVPVTTLKQEDFSEGMLVLMAYYYTLHLTYPKCVATLLSVIQTEVIGDALHDKDATSSYKKAMAEWNAFIEK